In a single window of the Prochlorococcus marinus str. AS9601 genome:
- a CDS encoding DUF3727 domain-containing protein encodes MKEANSNDNYDAQTLLLNDSNGNELFCYLEQLVSVEGQEYALLTPVDTPVSLFKINEKDEPELIEKIDKNEQILKNAEAVLQEHDLRLIRSAVTLTVSGELEEPIYDELEEDYVDDDSESYELLVNFNLFDQEYGLYIPLDPFFIVGKLKDKGALLVEDDEFDKIQPLIETELEKSSS; translated from the coding sequence ATGAAAGAAGCCAATTCAAATGATAATTATGATGCACAGACTCTTTTATTAAATGACTCAAATGGAAACGAGCTATTCTGTTATCTTGAACAATTAGTAAGTGTTGAAGGCCAAGAATATGCTTTATTAACGCCAGTTGATACACCAGTAAGTCTTTTTAAGATAAATGAAAAAGATGAACCTGAACTAATTGAGAAAATAGATAAAAATGAACAAATACTAAAAAATGCTGAAGCAGTCCTTCAAGAACATGATTTAAGACTTATCAGATCAGCGGTTACATTAACAGTTTCAGGAGAACTTGAAGAACCAATTTACGATGAATTAGAAGAAGATTACGTCGATGATGATAGTGAGAGTTATGAATTGCTAGTTAACTTTAATCTTTTTGACCAAGAATATGGCTTATATATACCACTAGATCCTTTTTTTATTGTTGGTAAATTAAAAGACAAAGGTGCCTTATTAGTTGAAGATGATGAGTTCGATAAAATTCAACCTTTGATTGAAACTGAGCTTGAAAAAAGTAGTTCTTAA
- the ruvX gene encoding Holliday junction resolvase RuvX, whose translation MKFCKPKPKSILSLDIGTKRIGLAYCDPLCITSNILPAVKRFENNQEIKIIRNYINEFNLTGFIVGIPLDEKGKMTTQAIDCKNYGQLLSNELKLPFSYVNEHSSTWESSERFGIKKDKSGLIDSFSAKIILEQWIEEGPELEEIAGKRQIKY comes from the coding sequence GTGAAATTTTGCAAACCCAAGCCCAAGTCAATTTTGAGTTTGGATATAGGCACCAAAAGAATAGGATTAGCTTATTGTGATCCCCTTTGCATAACATCAAATATACTTCCAGCAGTAAAACGATTTGAAAATAATCAAGAGATTAAAATCATTAGAAATTATATAAATGAATTTAATTTGACTGGTTTTATTGTGGGTATTCCGCTAGATGAGAAAGGTAAAATGACCACTCAAGCTATTGACTGTAAAAATTACGGTCAATTACTTTCAAATGAATTAAAGCTTCCATTTTCTTATGTCAACGAACATAGTTCAACTTGGGAATCTTCAGAAAGATTTGGAATAAAAAAAGATAAATCTGGATTGATTGATAGTTTTTCAGCAAAAATAATACTTGAACAATGGATCGAAGAAGGTCCTGAATTAGAAGAAATAGCTGGTAAACGTCAGATAAAATATTAG
- a CDS encoding YqeG family HAD IIIA-type phosphatase: protein MRSILNINWDSNLPIYNISQSELQKKGINSLLLDVDGTLVNRKSNMIPKAVKNWIIESKKLFSLYLISNNPSKKRIEKIAKELNLSYKYNASKPRKKVTLSAIKEIGREPKNIAIIGDRIFTDIIVGNRCDIKTILVKRLNRDGLPIKFNLTLTIEKLISHFIK, encoded by the coding sequence ATGAGATCTATCCTAAATATCAATTGGGATTCAAACTTACCAATATATAATATTTCTCAATCTGAGTTGCAAAAAAAAGGAATTAATTCTTTATTGCTAGACGTTGATGGGACTCTAGTAAATAGAAAATCAAATATGATCCCAAAAGCTGTAAAAAATTGGATCATAGAATCTAAAAAACTTTTCTCCTTATATCTAATAAGTAATAATCCATCAAAAAAAAGAATCGAAAAAATAGCGAAAGAATTAAATTTAAGTTATAAATACAATGCATCAAAACCCAGAAAAAAAGTAACTTTGTCTGCTATCAAAGAAATTGGCAGAGAGCCAAAAAATATAGCCATTATTGGCGACAGAATTTTTACAGATATTATTGTTGGGAATAGATGTGATATAAAAACAATATTAGTTAAGAGATTAAATAGAGATGGCCTGCCTATAAAATTTAATTTAACTTTGACAATAGAAAAATTAATTTCTCATTTTATAAAATGA
- the proB gene encoding glutamate 5-kinase, with product MKTWVIKIGTSILRGTEETSTEEVIENLSRSFTSFLSKGNKLILVTSGAVGLGCQKLNIKTRPNDLSTLQATAAVGQVNLMSLYDKVFNRLGLNIAQILITKADFNSRESFNNASKTLKRLIDLNVIPIVNENDTVANEELKYGDNDTLSALVALAINANKLILLTDIENLYSKDPRNNKDAQPIKEVHNSELKEIKDKNIQNSNNEWGTGGISTKLISAEIATKGGVEVQLVDGTNKKNLIEIFNDNKIGTLFYPVEKPIGNKKSWLSHAIQTVGKITLDDGASFAIKKKGASLLAVGVKNVEGNFTINQAVKIVNTNDKEVAKGLVSISSDKLRSILNNKENNNSSIIVVHRDVLALS from the coding sequence ATGAAAACTTGGGTTATAAAAATTGGTACTAGTATTTTAAGAGGAACAGAGGAAACATCTACAGAAGAAGTTATTGAAAACCTTTCTAGATCCTTTACAAGTTTTCTTTCAAAAGGAAACAAGTTAATTTTAGTAACTAGTGGAGCCGTTGGATTAGGTTGCCAAAAGTTAAATATTAAAACAAGACCAAATGATTTAAGTACCCTTCAAGCTACTGCTGCAGTAGGTCAAGTTAATTTAATGTCCTTATACGATAAAGTATTTAATAGATTAGGTCTTAATATTGCTCAAATTTTAATAACTAAAGCTGATTTCAATTCACGAGAATCCTTTAATAACGCTTCTAAAACTTTAAAAAGATTAATCGATTTGAATGTTATTCCAATAGTAAATGAAAATGATACCGTAGCAAATGAAGAGCTTAAATATGGAGATAATGATACCCTCTCTGCTTTAGTTGCCTTGGCTATAAATGCTAACAAGCTTATTTTATTAACCGATATTGAAAATCTATACTCAAAAGATCCACGTAATAATAAAGATGCGCAACCTATCAAAGAAGTTCATAATAGTGAATTAAAGGAAATTAAAGATAAAAATATTCAAAACTCAAATAATGAATGGGGAACAGGAGGAATTTCTACAAAATTAATTTCTGCAGAAATAGCAACAAAAGGAGGAGTCGAAGTCCAACTAGTTGATGGAACTAATAAAAAAAACTTAATTGAAATATTTAATGATAATAAAATTGGAACTTTATTTTATCCAGTAGAAAAACCTATTGGAAACAAAAAAAGTTGGCTTTCACACGCAATTCAAACAGTAGGGAAAATTACTTTAGATGATGGCGCTTCTTTTGCAATTAAAAAAAAAGGTGCCTCACTTTTAGCGGTTGGTGTTAAGAATGTAGAAGGAAACTTTACGATTAATCAGGCAGTTAAAATCGTAAATACAAATGATAAAGAAGTTGCAAAAGGTTTAGTATCAATAAGTAGCGACAAATTAAGAAGTATCTTAAATAATAAAGAAAATAACAACTCCTCGATAATTGTCGTTCATAGAGATGTTCTTGCTCTCTCTTAG